A DNA window from Helianthus annuus cultivar XRQ/B chromosome 15, HanXRQr2.0-SUNRISE, whole genome shotgun sequence contains the following coding sequences:
- the LOC110909948 gene encoding F-box/kelch-repeat protein At3g23880 isoform X1, protein MSNNVPFEIQEEIIKHLPVKSLIRCRSVSKSWKSLIGSSKFITLYRSQQQHLLVYNYLSVDHPNCVSIIDDNTFPQQRVPLTLPLFVKMLKRFKKVGSSHDLLCLYSDGKLVIWNPLITKAVAVVVPNVVDDKMFQTVLGFGVCRETSDPKIVKIRYIDKFADMESVSSIPWQVEIFMLSTGVWRSPNSSNLPRKSIIFGSGDGVCVDGVYYWLATDRSTVDAQIRAYNMIISFDMTSEEFREVNLPDSFVYRGPMWDLSIYNLRESLVLVERSAVGTDNLIYDVWMMEDGVPKLFTKLYTIHAPYARIIGVHEIRKSGELVMEVMEDDWKAKSLVVYEPNLKRISNLGISRGPNDVGQIYVHSYMETLLLLDQPSLTIFDNGKRYVEKFEWRAKSRWLLSHTSKVKLDSFYKERLAYTDARLHTHHASTFGIKTLGIAKRF, encoded by the exons ATGTCAAACAACGTGCCTTTCGAGATCCAAGAGGAAATCATCAAACATCTCCCTGTAAAATCACTCATTCGTTGCCGATCAGTCTCCAAATCATGGAAATCTCTCATCGGTAGCTCCAAATTTATCACTCTTTACAGGTCCCAACAGCAACATCTACTTGTGTATAACTATCTCTCTGTTGATCATCCTAATTGCGTTTCAATCATTGATGACAACACTTTCCCGCAACAGAGAGTCCCCCTCACTCTTCCTCTGTTCGTTAAGATGCTTAAACGTTTTAAAAAAGTAGGTAGTTCGCATGACTTGTTGTGTTTGTATAGCGACGGAAAACTTGTTATTTGGAATCCTTTGATTACAAaagctgttgctgttgttgtgcCTAATGTCGTAGATGATAAGATGTTTCAAACCGTGCTCGGGTTTGGGGTTTGTCGTGAGACGAGTGACCCGAAGATTGTCAAGATTAGATATATTGATAAGTTTGCGGATATGGAAAGTGTAAGTAGCATCCCTTGGCAAGTTGAGATTTTTATGTTAAGCACGGGGGTGTGGAGAAGTCCGAATAGCAGCAATCTCCCTCGTAAATCGATTATTTTTGGAAGCGGAGATGGGGTTTGTGTAGACGGGGTTTATTACTGGCTTGCTACTGATAGGAGTACCGTAGATGCTCAAATTCGAGCTTATAATATGATTATTTCATTTGACATGACAAGTGAAGAATTTAGAGAAGTAAACCTCCCGGATAGTTTTGTATACCGCGGGCCTATGTGGGATTTGTCCATATATAATCTAAGGGAGTCTCTGGTTTTGGTTGAACGCAGTGCTGTCGGGACCGATAATCTAATTTATGATGTTTGGATGATGGAGGATGGTGTACCAAAATTGTTTACAAAATTATACACTATTCACGCACCATATGCAAGAATAATAGGCGTACATGAAATTAGGAAGAGTGGTGAACTTGTAATGGAAGTTATGGAAGATGATTGGAAAGCAAAATCCCTTGTTGTTTATGAACCTAACTTAAAACGCATTAGTAACTTGGGGATATCACGTGGGCCTAATGATGTAGGTCAAATTTATGTGCATTCCTATATGGAAACACTACTTCTGCTTGATCAACCATCTTTAACGATTTTTGACAATGGGAAACGCTACGTTGAAAAATTCGAATGGAGAGCTAAGAGCAGATGGCTTTTGAGTCATACAAGCAAG GTAAAGTTAGATTCTTTTTATAAAGAACGCCTTGCATATACTGATGCACGGTTGCACACCCATCACGCATCGACTTTTGGAATCAAAACGCTTGGGATCGCCAAACGCTTTTGA
- the LOC110909948 gene encoding F-box/kelch-repeat protein At3g23880 isoform X2: MSNNVPFEIQEEIIKHLPVKSLIRCRSVSKSWKSLIGSSKFITLYRSQQQHLLVYNYLSVDHPNCVSIIDDNTFPQQRVPLTLPLFVKMLKRFKKVGSSHDLLCLYSDGKLVIWNPLITKAVAVVVPNVVDDKMFQTVLGFGVCRETSDPKIVKIRYIDKFADMESVSSIPWQVEIFMLSTGVWRSPNSSNLPRKSIIFGSGDGVCVDGVYYWLATDRSTVDAQIRAYNMIISFDMTSEEFREVNLPDSFVYRGPMWDLSIYNLRESLVLVERSAVGTDNLIYDVWMMEDGVPKLFTKLYTIHAPYARIIGVHEIRKSGELVMEVMEDDWKAKSLVVYEPNLKRISNLGISRGPNDVGQIYVHSYMETLLLLDQPSLTIFDNGKRYVEKFEWRAKSRWLLSHTSKE, translated from the exons ATGTCAAACAACGTGCCTTTCGAGATCCAAGAGGAAATCATCAAACATCTCCCTGTAAAATCACTCATTCGTTGCCGATCAGTCTCCAAATCATGGAAATCTCTCATCGGTAGCTCCAAATTTATCACTCTTTACAGGTCCCAACAGCAACATCTACTTGTGTATAACTATCTCTCTGTTGATCATCCTAATTGCGTTTCAATCATTGATGACAACACTTTCCCGCAACAGAGAGTCCCCCTCACTCTTCCTCTGTTCGTTAAGATGCTTAAACGTTTTAAAAAAGTAGGTAGTTCGCATGACTTGTTGTGTTTGTATAGCGACGGAAAACTTGTTATTTGGAATCCTTTGATTACAAaagctgttgctgttgttgtgcCTAATGTCGTAGATGATAAGATGTTTCAAACCGTGCTCGGGTTTGGGGTTTGTCGTGAGACGAGTGACCCGAAGATTGTCAAGATTAGATATATTGATAAGTTTGCGGATATGGAAAGTGTAAGTAGCATCCCTTGGCAAGTTGAGATTTTTATGTTAAGCACGGGGGTGTGGAGAAGTCCGAATAGCAGCAATCTCCCTCGTAAATCGATTATTTTTGGAAGCGGAGATGGGGTTTGTGTAGACGGGGTTTATTACTGGCTTGCTACTGATAGGAGTACCGTAGATGCTCAAATTCGAGCTTATAATATGATTATTTCATTTGACATGACAAGTGAAGAATTTAGAGAAGTAAACCTCCCGGATAGTTTTGTATACCGCGGGCCTATGTGGGATTTGTCCATATATAATCTAAGGGAGTCTCTGGTTTTGGTTGAACGCAGTGCTGTCGGGACCGATAATCTAATTTATGATGTTTGGATGATGGAGGATGGTGTACCAAAATTGTTTACAAAATTATACACTATTCACGCACCATATGCAAGAATAATAGGCGTACATGAAATTAGGAAGAGTGGTGAACTTGTAATGGAAGTTATGGAAGATGATTGGAAAGCAAAATCCCTTGTTGTTTATGAACCTAACTTAAAACGCATTAGTAACTTGGGGATATCACGTGGGCCTAATGATGTAGGTCAAATTTATGTGCATTCCTATATGGAAACACTACTTCTGCTTGATCAACCATCTTTAACGATTTTTGACAATGGGAAACGCTACGTTGAAAAATTCGAATGGAGAGCTAAGAGCAGATGGCTTTTGAGTCATACAAGCAAG GAATAG
- the LOC110909947 gene encoding putative F-box protein At1g47790 isoform X1 — protein sequence MSDNVPFEIQEEIIKRLPVKSLIRFRSVSKSWKSLFDSSNFITHYRSQHQHLLVCNHRYGSEPKYVSIVDDNTFPEQRASVTLPPLVNMLNPYRTIGTSHGLFCLYNDGKLVIWNPSIRKAVGVVVPNVVDAKMFNTELGFGVCREMSDPKVVKIRYIRSFVDMESVTSIPWQVEVFTLSTGEWRSLNSNLPRKSIVFKNRLSAGGVCVDGVFYGLAIDRSTVDAQTLAYNMIISFDMTSEEFGEVNLPDRFVYHGSMWDLHLYNLRESLVLVEHSADVDNRVYSVWMMEDGVPKSFTKSYTIHLPDATINRVVEFTRSGELVIEVTKHDGESSWRVVYEPISKEISNLDILLGIDEGGFFYAHSYMETLLLLDHPSFMLFDKGILYIGSFKEECQELKAFEDRIYNLKSMVGELDA from the exons ATGTCAGACAACGTGCCTTTCGAGATTCAAGAGGAAATCATCAAACGGCTTCCAGTAAAATCACTCATTCGATTCCGATCAGTCTCCAAATCATGGAAATCTCTCTTCGATAGCTCCAATTTCATCACTCATTACAGGTCCCAACACCAACATCTACTTGTGTGTAATCATCGATATGGTTCCGAGCCAAAATACGTTTCTATCGTTGATGATAATACTTTCCCTGAACAGAGAGCATCTGTGACTCTTCCTCCGTTGGTTAACATGCTTAACCCTTATAGGACAATAGGCACTTCTCATGGCTTGTTCTGTTTGTATAACGACGGAAAACTTGTTATTTGGAATCCTTCGATTAGAAAAGCTGTTGGTGTTGTTGTGCCTAATGTGGTAGATGCTAAGATGTTTAACACCGAGCTCGGGTTTGGCGTTTGTCGCGAGATGAGTGACCCGAAGGTTGTCAAGATTAGATATATTAGAAGTTTTGTGGATATGGAAAGCGTAACTAGCATCCCTTGGCAAGTTGAGGTTTTTACGTTAAGTACCGGGGAGTGGAGAAGTCTGAATAGCAATCTCCCTCGTAAATCGATTGTTTTTAAAAATAGACTATCTGCAGGTGGGGTTTGTGTAGATGGGGTTTTTTATGGGCTTGCTATTGATAGGAGTACCGTTGATGCTCAAACTCTAGCTTATAATATGATTATTTCATTTGATATGACAAGTGAAGAATTTGGAGAAGTAAACCTCCCGGATAGGTTTGTATACCACGGGTCTATGTGGGATTTGCACTTATATAATCTAAGGGAGTCTCTTGTTTTGGTTGAACATAGTGCCGATGTTGATAATCGAGTTTACAGTGTATGGATGATGGAGGATGGTGTACCAAAATCATTTACAAAGTCATACACTATTCACCTACCAGATGCAACGATAAATCGCGTAGTAGAATTTACGAGGAGTGGTGAACTTGTAATAGAAGTTACAAAACATGACGGGGAATCGTCATGGCGTGTTGTTTATGAGCCCATCTCAAAAGAGATCAGTAACCTTGACATATTACTTGGGATTGATGAAGGAGGTTTTTTTTATGCGCATTCTTACATGGAAACACTACTGCTGCTTGACCACCCATCATTTATGCTTTTTGACAAAGGTATACTCTATATTGGAAGTTTCAAAGAGGAGTGCCAAGAACTGAAGGCTTTTGAAG ATAGGATATACAATCTAAAGAGTATGGTTGGTGAATTGGATGCATGA
- the LOC110909947 gene encoding putative F-box protein At1g47790 isoform X2, whose protein sequence is MSDNVPFEIQEEIIKRLPVKSLIRFRSVSKSWKSLFDSSNFITHYRSQHQHLLVCNHRYGSEPKYVSIVDDNTFPEQRASVTLPPLVNMLNPYRTIGTSHGLFCLYNDGKLVIWNPSIRKAVGVVVPNVVDAKMFNTELGFGVCREMSDPKVVKIRYIRSFVDMESVTSIPWQVEVFTLSTGEWRSLNSNLPRKSIVFKNRLSAGGVCVDGVFYGLAIDRSTVDAQTLAYNMIISFDMTSEEFGEVNLPDRFVYHGSMWDLHLYNLRESLVLVEHSADVDNRVYSVWMMEDGVPKSFTKSYTIHLPDATINRVVEFTRSGELVIEVTKHDGESSWRVVYEPISKEISNLDILLGIDEGGFFYAHSYMETLLLLDHPSFMLFDKGILYIGSFKEECQELKAFEGYTI, encoded by the exons ATGTCAGACAACGTGCCTTTCGAGATTCAAGAGGAAATCATCAAACGGCTTCCAGTAAAATCACTCATTCGATTCCGATCAGTCTCCAAATCATGGAAATCTCTCTTCGATAGCTCCAATTTCATCACTCATTACAGGTCCCAACACCAACATCTACTTGTGTGTAATCATCGATATGGTTCCGAGCCAAAATACGTTTCTATCGTTGATGATAATACTTTCCCTGAACAGAGAGCATCTGTGACTCTTCCTCCGTTGGTTAACATGCTTAACCCTTATAGGACAATAGGCACTTCTCATGGCTTGTTCTGTTTGTATAACGACGGAAAACTTGTTATTTGGAATCCTTCGATTAGAAAAGCTGTTGGTGTTGTTGTGCCTAATGTGGTAGATGCTAAGATGTTTAACACCGAGCTCGGGTTTGGCGTTTGTCGCGAGATGAGTGACCCGAAGGTTGTCAAGATTAGATATATTAGAAGTTTTGTGGATATGGAAAGCGTAACTAGCATCCCTTGGCAAGTTGAGGTTTTTACGTTAAGTACCGGGGAGTGGAGAAGTCTGAATAGCAATCTCCCTCGTAAATCGATTGTTTTTAAAAATAGACTATCTGCAGGTGGGGTTTGTGTAGATGGGGTTTTTTATGGGCTTGCTATTGATAGGAGTACCGTTGATGCTCAAACTCTAGCTTATAATATGATTATTTCATTTGATATGACAAGTGAAGAATTTGGAGAAGTAAACCTCCCGGATAGGTTTGTATACCACGGGTCTATGTGGGATTTGCACTTATATAATCTAAGGGAGTCTCTTGTTTTGGTTGAACATAGTGCCGATGTTGATAATCGAGTTTACAGTGTATGGATGATGGAGGATGGTGTACCAAAATCATTTACAAAGTCATACACTATTCACCTACCAGATGCAACGATAAATCGCGTAGTAGAATTTACGAGGAGTGGTGAACTTGTAATAGAAGTTACAAAACATGACGGGGAATCGTCATGGCGTGTTGTTTATGAGCCCATCTCAAAAGAGATCAGTAACCTTGACATATTACTTGGGATTGATGAAGGAGGTTTTTTTTATGCGCATTCTTACATGGAAACACTACTGCTGCTTGACCACCCATCATTTATGCTTTTTGACAAAGGTATACTCTATATTGGAAGTTTCAAAGAGGAGTGCCAAGAACTGAAGGCTTTTGAAG GATATACAATCTAA
- the LOC110909945 gene encoding uncharacterized protein LOC110909945, protein MENPKGTIVFTTVGRPHYGFDIFSTPLPPTLTDFSSSPPTEHRLTDGVSINFNAQFVGTDDNPRSIVYVSERTGSPKIYLDSDLLPSAPASLFHDRPIIKNNRLFFISAHEPPDSPFKSWSALYTIELNGSGDGKVTRLTTYGCVDYSPSVSQSGELIAVASYGSRRWNGEFHHLETDIVVFRRTDPNKRWSVCSLGGWPTFSGESTIYFHRQADDGWWSIFVVDLPSGFDVPVTAPRRVTPPGVHCFTPAAMHNRRQIAVATRRKSENYRHIEIYDLESETFYPVTKLLNQNFHHYNPFVSPNSGYLGYHRFRGEIESSDSECESIVPHLNLVSSPINELRMLRLNVAFPSFSPTGDLIAFNPDFDSKAGLDIVKSDGSKRWSLLKGRTTFYNSWSPTEKNVIFTSIGPIFDSVKATVQIARVSFDLEQLEDDVIDVKAEIKILTREETGNNAFPSCSADGKRLVFRSGRSGHKNLYILDAVDGEFNEHGIRQVTYGDWIDTMPCWSPDGKLIAFSSNRHNPTNVDAFSIYVMCSDGSDVRRIYVAGDEGSEEVDRERINHVCFSGDGEWLLFTANIGGVTADPVSVPNQFQPYGDLYVVRLDGSGLRRLTWNGYENGTPAWFPGEKELGCLGLNSVGEKLLGQFDEPLWISCDI, encoded by the coding sequence ATGGAAAACCCTAAAGGCACCATCGTCTTCACCACCGTCGGCCGCCCACACTACGGCTTCGACATCTTCTCCACTCCACTACCTCCCACTCTCACCGACTTCTCCTCCTCTCCTCCCACCGAACACCGCCTCACCGACGGCGTTTCCATCAACTTCAACGCTCAGTTCGTCGGAACCGACGATAACCCCCGCAGCATCGTCTACGTATCCGAGAGAACCGGTTCACCTAAAATCTACCTAGATTCGGACCTCTTACCTTCTGCTCCGGCGAGCCTGTTTCACGACCGTCCGATCATCAAAAACAACCGTCTGTTCTTCATATCAGCTCACGAGCCGCCGGATTCACCGTTCAAAAGCTGGTCTGCACTTTACACTATTGAATTGAACGGTTCCGGTGACGGTAAGGTAACTCGATTGACGACGTATGGATGTGTTGATTACAGTCCGTCAGTTTCTCAATCCGGTGAACTAATCGCCGTCGCATCGTACGGTTCTCGGCGTTGGAACGGTGAGTTTCATCATCTGGAAACGGATATTGTTGTTTTCCGGAGAACTGATCCGAATAAGCGGTGGAGCGTTTGTTCGCTAGGCGGCTGGCCTACGTTTTCTGGCGAGAGTACTATCTACTTCCACCGGCAAGCAGACGACGGTTGGTGGAGCATTTTTGTTGTAGATTTACCGTCAGGTTTTGACGTTCCGGTAACCGCTCCTCGACGCGTGACTCCTCCTGGTGTTCATTGTTTTACTCCGGCTGCTATGCATAACCGCCGTCAAATCGCCGTCGCGACACGGAGGAAGAGCGAAAACTACCGCCATATTGAGATCTACGATCTCGAATCAGAAACATTTTATCCGGTAACGAAGTTGTTAAACCAGAACTTTCATCACTATAATCCGTTTGTTTCTCCTAACAGCGGTTATCTAGGTTATCACCGATTTAGAGGTGAAATTGAATCAAGTGACAGTGAGTGTGAGTCGATTGTTCCACACTTAAACCTAGTTTCATCTCCGATTAACGAGCTTCGAATGTTGAGACTAAACGTTGCATTTCCGTCGTTTTCACCTACCGGAGATCTAATCGCGTTCAATCCTGATTTTGATTCAAAAGCCGGTTTAGATATCGTGAAATCCGACGGTTCAAAGCGGTGGAGTTTGTTAAAAGGACGAACAACATTCTACAATTCATGGAGTCCAACGGAGAAGAACGTTATATTTACATCAATCGGACCGATATTCGACTCTGTTAAAGCTACGGTGCAAATCGCTAGGGTTTCGTTCGATCTAGAACAACTTGAAGATGATGTAATAGATGTAAAAGCTGAGATTAAGATACTTACAAGAGAAGAAACCGGCAACAATGCGTTTCCGTCATGTTCAGCTGACGGAAAACGGTTAGTGTTCAGATCTGGACGGTCAGGACACAAAAACCTCTACATATTAGACGCTGTTGACGGAGAGTTTAACGAACACGGAATCCGGCAAGTAACCTACGGTGATTGGATCGATACGATGCCGTGCTGGTCGCCGGACGGTAAGCTAATTGCGTTTTCTTCTAACCGGCATAATCCGACGAATGTTGATGCGTTTAGCATCTACGTAATGTGCTCCGACGGAAGTGACGTACGGCGGATCTATGTTGCCGGAGATGAAGGATCTGAGGAGGTGGATAGGGAGAGGATTAATCATGTGTGTTTTAGTGGCGACGGCGAGTGGTTATTGTTTACGGCGAATATTGGTGGAGTGACGGCGGATCCGGTGTCGGTGCCGAATCAGTTTCAGCCGTACGGTGATTTGTATGTGGTGAGGTTGGATGGTAGTGGCCTCCGGCGGCTGACGTGGAACGGTTATGAGAATGGAACTCCGGCGTGGTTTCCTGGTGAAAAGGAGTTGGGGTGTTTGGGGTTAAATAGTGTTGGGGAGAAGTTGTTGGGTCAGTTTGATGAACCGCTTTGGATCAGTTGTGATATTTAA
- the LOC110911313 gene encoding pectinesterase translates to MANELIASVLSLGLSIAFILIIVAFVAQDGELEDIHLMNTKALKTMCKPTEYKEACYDGLAEVAKNTSATKKDYLFATFHKTISELQKTIGKSSSMRKDLNGRTDGYAKHAREDLKNCEKYLGFGIEDLQHVLKVAHKTKTKTLPKQVDQILVWLTAVRAYQTTCVDEIKDEKLKKDMTKRLEKANKHTYNSQKIIYNVAKILKGFGMDVCDDKASSAGHRRLLDEGQVIEQHGFPSWVPVGDRRLLGGDEDEDEDEDEDEDKKSHEPEPKLTGQEYFKSLEPPPLEITVKPNVIVAQDGSGQFKTIKEALAAYPLDLKGRFIIYIKSGVYDEGQIIVNRQQHNVYMYGDGCDKTIITGQLNHGLTHIAPSNTATFVAEGERFMARKVGFSNTIGPQGQQAVAFRSLSPHTIMVDCTFEGYQGTLYYHTHDQFYKNCVVLGTVDFIFGSGRAFFQDTKIFIRKPENGQTNTIAADGMMKCEEAAGVVFQNSQIMAAPEANGVTKSYLGRPWKPKAKVVVMKSEIGDVIQPEGWTKWDSPEGKDNYETCTFREYANKGPGSNTDHRVDWSGFEVIKDEGNATIYCAEKFLDAGSWLPKAGVPVNLKV, encoded by the coding sequence ATGGCTAATGAACTAATTGCGTCCGTGTTGTCGTTAGGCTTGTCGATTGCTTTTATCCTTATTATCGTTGCTTTCGTCGCTCAAGATGGAGAATTGGAAGATATTCATTTGATGAACACTAAGGCacttaaaaccatgtgcaaaccGACCGAGTACAAAGAGGCGTGTTATGATGGGTTAGCCGAGGTGGCTAAGAACACTTCGGCTACCAAAAAGGACTACCTTTTTGCTACATTTCATAAAACCATTTCGGAACTCCAAAAGACCATTGGAAAGTCTTCCTCTATGCGGAAGGATTTAAATGGTCGAACCGACGGCTATGCAAAGCACGCGCGCGAAGACCTCAAAAACTGCGAGAAATATTTGGGATTCGGGATAGAGGACCTCCAACATGTTCTTAAAGTTGCACACAAGACAAAAACCAAGACTCTACCAAAACAAGTTGATCAAATCCTTGTTTGGCTAACCGCGGTTCGCGCATACCAAACAACATGTGTCGACGAGATCAAAGACGAAAAACTTAAAAAAGACATGACAAAGAGGCTAGAAAAAGCCAACAAACATACATACAATTCCCAAAAGATCATTTATAATGTGGCTAAGATCCTTAAGGGTTTTGGTATGGATGTGTGTGATGACAAAGCCTCGTCAGCCGGTCACCGTAGGCTGCTCGATGAGGGTCAAGTCATCGAGCAACACGGATTCCCATCGTGGGTCCCGGTTGGTGACCGTAGGCTTCTTGGAGGCGacgaagatgaagatgaagatgaagatgaagacgaAGATAAAAAAAGTCATGAACCCGAACCCAAACTCACCGGTCAAGAGTATTTCAAATCGCTTGAACCACCACCGCTTGAAATAACGGTCAAGCCCAATGTGATTGTGGCCCAAGATGGAAGTGGTCAATTCAAAACCATCAAAGAGGCATTAGCTGCCTATCCACTAGATCTCAAAGGAAGGTTCATTATTTACATCAAAAGTGGTGTGTATGATGAGGGTCAAATCATTGTCAATAGGCAACAACACAATGTTTATATGTATGGTGATGGTTGTGACAAAACAATTATTACCGGACAATTGAACCATGGGTTGACACATATTGCACCCTCCAACACCGCAACATTTGTTGCCGAAGGTGAACGGTTCATGGCCCGAAAGGTCGGGTTCAGCAACACAATCGGGCCACAGGGGCAACAAGCGGTCGCATTTCGATCTCTTTCACCGCACACGATCATGGTCGATTGTACCTTCGAAGGGTATCAAGGCACGCTATACTACCACACCCatgatcagttttataaaaactGCGTCGTATTAGGAACCGTCGACTTCATATTCGGAAGCGGTCGGGCTTTCTTTCAAGATACAAAGATTTTTATCCGAAAACCCGAAAACGGTCAAACCAACACGATCGCGGCCGATGGAATGATGAAGTGTGAGGAGGCAGCAGGTGTAGTGTTTCAAAACAGCCAAATTATGGCGGCCCCCGAGGCGAATGGGGTCACGAAAAGCTATCTCGGACGTCCGTGGAAGCCGAAGGCGAAAGTGGTGGTGATGAAGTCGGAGATCGGTGACGTGATACAACCCGAAGGATGGACCAAATGGGATTCGCCCGAGGGGAAGGATAACTATGAGACGTGTACGTTTAGGGAGTATGCCAACAAGGGACCCGGGTCAAACACGGATCACAGGGTTGACTGGTCGGGTTTTGAGGTTATCAAGGACGAGGGAAACGCCACAATATATTGTGCCGAAAAGTTCTTAGATGCAGGATCTTGGTTACCTAAGGCTGGTGTTCCTGTTAATCTTAAGGTTTAA